The following proteins are co-located in the Natator depressus isolate rNatDep1 chromosome 4, rNatDep2.hap1, whole genome shotgun sequence genome:
- the LOC141986016 gene encoding neurophysin 1-like: MSQNALAICLLWLLALSSACYIQNCPIGGKRSVLDMDVRKCIPCGPRNKGHCFGPSICCGAEMGCYFGTSETLRCQEENYLPTPCESGRKPCGPSGGTCAAPGICCNNEGCMVDSACDQESPFS, encoded by the exons ATGTCTCAGAATGCGCTCGCCATCTGCCTCTTGTGGCTCCTGGCTCTCTCCTCGGCCTGTTACATCCAGAACTGCCCCATCGGAGGAAAGCGATCGGTCTTGGACATGGATGTCAGAAAG TGCATCCCCTGTGGGCCTAGGAACAAAGGCCACTGCTTTGGCCCTAGCATCTGCTGCGGAGCGGAGATGGGATGCTACTTCGGTACTTCAGAAACCCTGCGATGTCAAGAAGAGAATTACCTGCCAACACCCTGCGAGTCTGGCAGGAAGCCATGCGGGCCCAGTGGTGGGACCTGCGCAGCCCCTGGGATCTGCTGTAACAACG agGGCTGCATGGTGGACTCGGCCTGTGACCAAGAATCGCCATTTTCCTAG
- the LOC141986017 gene encoding vasotocin-neurophysin VT-like has translation MPETSLPVPFLCLLALSSACYIQNCPRGGKRALPDTELRQCIPCGPGNRGNCFGPNICCGEELGCYVGTSETLRCVEENYLPSPCEAGGKACSSGGRCAAPSVCCNDESCTMDTICLDDDSDRSREPSEKNLTVLDGSASDLLLKLMHLANRQQQGKHQFY, from the exons ATGCCCGAAACCTCGCTTCCAGTCCCCTTCCTCTGTCTTCTCGCCTTGTCTTCAGCCTGCTACATCCAGAACTGCCCTCGAGGAGGAAAGAGAGCCTTGCCCGACACAGAGCTCAGACAG TGCATACCCTGTGGCCCCGGGAACAGAGGGAACTGCTTTGGCCCCAACATCTGCTGCGGAGAGGAGCTCGGCTGCTACGTGGGCACTTCCGAAACCCTGCGCTGCGTGGAAGAAAACTACCTGCCTTCCCCTTGCGAGGCCGGCGGGAAAGCCTGCAGCTCAGGAGGGAGATGCGCTGCTCCCAGCGTTTGCTGCAATGATG AGAGCTGCACCATGGATACCATTTGCCTGGATGACGATAGTGACAGAAGTCGAGAGCCCTCAGAGAAGAACCTGACTGTGCTGGATGGCTCGGCGAGTGACCTCCTGCTCAAGCTGATGCATTTGGCGAACAGGCAGCAACAGGGGAAGCACCAGTTCTACTGA